The sequence TCATCTACAATTTCCGGATTTAGTAATGTGCTGATATCTCCAAAGTTGCTAAAGTCTCCCTCTGCAATTTTCCTAAGAATTCTACGCATAATCTTACCGGAACGTGTTTTTGGTAGCCCGGAAACAAACTGTATCTTGTCCAGCTTGGCAATTGGCCCAATCTGATCGGAAATCAACTGATTGATTTCTTTCTTAAGATTTTCCTTATCACGACCTTCGCCGGTTTCTTTAAGCGTCACATAGCCATATAAAGCATTTCCTTTGATGTCATGTGGATAACCTACGATGGCAGATTCCGCAACGGCAGGGTGTTGGTTGATGCTGTCTTCAATAGGAGCAGTACCTAAATTGTGTCCGGAAACAATGATGACATCATCAACACGGCCGGTAATTCTGTAGTAGCCTACTTCGTCTCTCAAAGCGCCATCTCCCGTAAAATATTTTCCAGGGAAAGCGGTAAAGTAGGTTTCTTTATATCTTTGATGGTCACCCCAGATTGTTCTTGCGATTCCCGGCCATGGAAACCGGATGCATAAGTTTCCGGTTACTTGATTTCCAGTAATTTCATTACGCTTATCATCCATCAAAACGGGTTGGATTCCCGGTAGAGGAAGAGTAGCATAAGTAGGTTTGGTAGGAGTTACAAAAGGAAGTGGGGAAATCATGATTCCTCCCGTTTCGGTTTGCCACCAGGTATCAACGATCGGACATTTCTTCTTTCCTACGTGATCGTTAAACCAATGCCATGCTTCATCATTGATAGGTTCTCCTACAGATCCGATTACTTTCAAAGAGCTCAGATCATGTTTGTCTACCCATTCAGTGCTTTCTTTAGCTAAAGAACGAATAGCAGTAGGAGCGGTATAGAATTGGGTGATCTTATGTTTTTCAATCACTTCCCAGAAACGATCCGGTTCAGGATAGGTTGGGACTCCCTCGAAAATAACAGTAGTAGCTCCATTCAATAATGGTCCGTAAAGAATGTAAGAGTGGCCTGTGATCCAACCAATATCTGCGGTACACCAATAGATATCGTTTTCTTTATAATTAAATACATTTTTGAAGGTATAAGCGGTATAGACCATGTATCCGGCACAGGTATGAAGCATTCCCTTTGGTTTTCCAGTAGAACCGGAAGTGTAAAGAATGAAAAGCGGATCTTCAGAATCCATAATAACGGTTACGAAATCAGGGGAGGCTTTTTCATACAGATCTGCCAGCCAATGATCTCTTCCTTCCTTCATCTTGATTTCATTGTGAGTTCTCTTCACCACCAAAACTTTTTCAATAGTTGGTGTTTTTTCCAATGCTTCATCCACAATACTTTTCAGATCCAGAACTTTACTTCCTCTATAACTTCCATCTGAAGTGATTATCATTTTAGCTTCACAATCATTCACCCTTGACGATACGGCAGAGGCAGAAAATCCGGCAAAAATAACAGAATGAACAGCTCCTAGTTTGGCACAAGCCAGCATGGTAACAGCCAACTCCGGAATCATTGGAAGGTAGATGCAAACTCTGTCTCCTTTTTCAATACCCATATCCTTTAAAACATTAGCTGTTTTATTAACACGGGTGTACAATTCGTTGTATGAAATATGCTGAGCCTCTTCTTTAGGATCATTCGGTTCCCAGATAATGGCTGTTTTATCTCCTCTTATGGCGAGATGTCTGTCCAGACAGTTTTTGGTGATATTAAGTTTGGCATTTTTAAACCATTCGATTTTAGCTTCATTCATATCGTACTTAACAACCTTGCTCCATCTCTGATACCACACAAAATTTTGATCAGCTACCTTATCCCAGAATTTCTTCGGATTTTTGATAGATTTTTTGTAATCTTCAAAGTATTGTGGTAAATCTTCTATTAAGTAATTTCTCATATCCCTTTCGTTTTTTGAAATTTGAATTGTATTTTAAATATATGTTTAATTTTTCGCTTACCCCCTATATTCCCTGATCTTTTCCTGGATTTCTTCAATGATTTTTTCATCATCAATGGTAGACGGAATCTGAAAATCTTTCCCGTCCAGCAATGTTCTGATAAGCTTTCTTAAAATCTTTCCGGATCGGGTTTTGGGTAATCTTTTGACAACCATTGTGTTTTTTAAAAAAGCTACAGCGCCAATCTTTTCACGAACCATCTGAATGATATTTTTTTCGATGTCCTCTTCGGTAATGGAGGAACCATTTTTTAGAACCACCGTTGCAAACGGAACCTGTCCTTTTAAATCATCATCAATTCCCACCACGGCACATTCTGCAACATCAGGATGTGAAGAAACAATTTCTTCCATTTCTGAGGTGGAAAGTCGATGGCCGGCTACATTGATGACGTCATCCACTCTTCCCGTGATGAAAATATAGCCATCTTCATCCTGTATAGCTCCGTCACCAGAAAAATAATATCCTTTGTATTGAGATAAATAACTGTTTTCAAATCGATCATAATCCTTCCAGATTCCTAGCATAGCTCCTGGTGGAAGAGGCAACTTTATGACTAAATAGCCTTCGTGGTGCGGATCCAGCTCTAATCCGTTTTCATCAAAAATTTTGATGTCATATCCTGGAATGGGTTTTCCTGCAGAAGCTCTTTTGATGTTGTAATTGTCGTCAAATGTTAATAAGCCGAGCATTGGCCATCCGGACTCTGTCTGCCACCAGTGATCGATAGCTGGAGCCCCGATATGCTCACCAAACCAGTCCAAAGTAGCTACATCACATCGTTCCCCGGCAAGGAACTGCTTTTTGAAATGAGACAGATCATATTTTTTTACCAGTTCACCATTAGGGTCTTCTTTTTTTATTGCTCTGATAGCGGTGGGAGCTGTAAACATAACAGAAACTTTATATTCAGAGATAATTCTCCAAAAAGTGCCTGCATCAGGTGTCATAATAGGTTTTCCTTCAAAAATAATCGTTGTATTTCTATTGAGGAGCGGCCCATAAACAGAATAACTGTGTCCAACAGCCCAACCGAAATCAGAGGCAGCCCAATAGGTTTCGCCGGGTTCAACACCATACATGTATTTCATGGAGAACTTTAATGCTGTGGCATAGCCGCCCGTGTCACGAACAATCCCTTTAGGTTTTCCTGTAGTTCCGGAAGTATAAAGCAGATAGAGTGGGTGAGTGGATTCTATAGAAACACAGTCAATAGGAGCTGATTTTTGAACCAATTCTTCATAATCAATCAGTCCATCAAACATTTCATCCCGATTATCTACTAATTTTCTGTCGTAAACGATAATGTTGTCTACTTTATCCTGTGCCAATTCAATGGCCTTTTCTACCAATGGAAGATAAGGGATTCTTTTGGCGATCTCTATTCCTGCGGTTGCCGTGATTAAAACTTTAGGCTTACAGTCATCAATTCTTACCACCAGCTCATGAGGAGCGAATCCGCCAAAAACCACATTATGAATAACGCCAATTCTTGCGCAGGCAAGCATAGCAAAAAGGGTTTGTGGGATCATCGGCATATAAATAACCGCTGTGTCACCCTTTTTTAGTCCTAAAGAAGCTAATCCGCCAGCTAATTTTGATATTTCTTCCTTGGCCTGATTGAATGTATATATTCTCTTTTGACCCGTAACCGGAGAATCATAAACAATAGCATTCTGACCGCCAAAACCATCTTCAATATGTTTGTCAATACATAAATAACACATATTAAGCTTTCCATCAGCAAACCACTGTGGATAGTCGTTGGGGTCTTTTGATAGGATTTGTTGAGGGAATTGAAACCATTGTATAGCTTCGGCCTGCTTTTTCCAAAATTTTTCTTTGTCTTCTATGCTTTGTTTAAATAGAGTATCTGAATCCATAGTAATAATCGTGTGTTTGGTGTTTTTTTTTGCTTCTTCTTGTCAAAGTGAGATGCTTCTTGTCTCCCTAAAACATCTCCTCAATCTGCTGCATCAGTTTTTTAATAGAATAGGGTTTTGTTACATAAGCATCGGCGCCCATTTCAAGCCCTTTTTCAATATCTCTTGGATTGTTTTTCGCGCTCAGGAAGATCACCTTTGTATTTTTCATTTTTTCATCCTGTTTGATGAGGTCTAACGTGCTGTAACCGTCAAGATTCGGCATCATGATATCGAGAAGGATCACATCCGGAACCATGGTTTTTAAAAACTCCAGAACCTCCGTTCCATCACGGGCAATATAAACGTCATAACCGTTCTTTTTAAAACTATATTCCAGTGACATTAATATTTTGTGTTCATCATCCGCAATGATTATCTTTTTCATAAAGGTTTTTTAAAGGTGTTCAACTTCATTTTTAATCTCTTTTGTTATACTGTCAGGAAGGCTGATGGTAAAAGTTACTCCAAGACCGCTGTTTTCGGCTTTTATACTTCCGTTGTGGGCTTGTATTATTTTCTTGGAAATGGCAAGGCCAAGTCCGCTTCCTGTAGGTTTTAAAATATTTTGATTTTTGGATTGATAAAACTTGTCAAAAATCATTTCCAGATCCTCTTCCGGGATGTGTTTTCCGGTATTGAAAATGGTAATTACCAATTGATTTTCCTTTTCAAATAATTTAGTTTGTATCGTTCCCTGTTCATCCGTAAATTTTAAGGCATTTCCCCATATATTCTGAAGCAATTGAATCATTCTGGCTTCATCATACTCAAATATAACCCGATTCAGAAGATTGACCTCACTTAAATGAATGTTTTTCTGTTGTATCAGGTGGAGGAGGGGGCTTAATGCTTTTTTATAGGTTTCAAGAATGTTATTTTGTTGGATACTTAATAAGATTTCACCATGTTGAAGCTTATCAAGATAAAGAATATCGTTGATGATTTCACTTAATCTGTCAGATTCGGTGATGATATTGTTTAAAAACTCCTGTTTAATTTCAAAAGGAATGTCATCATCATCAGCTAGTATTTCCCCGGCTGAGCGGATCGCTGTGATGGGAGTTCTCAGTTCATGGGCAACAGAATCCAGAAAATCATCTTTTTGACGGTCTTTAACGATTAAGTTTTCATTGGCTGTTCTAAGGTCATTAGAGAGCTTTTGTAATTCTTCAGACTGTTCTGTAAGTTTTTTGTTTAAGCTGATGTTCTCTTTGGATTCTTCAAGGATATTCAAAACTTCCTTCAGAGATATTTTATCTTCTTTGGTGACCCCTTCAATCAGAATTTTAGCTGAAGCCGTCCCGATTCGTCCTGCCAGAAGGTTTTCCGAGAATTTGATGAATCTTGAATCGGCAGTCTCTGTTTTAGAATCAATATT is a genomic window of Chryseobacterium nakagawai containing:
- the acs gene encoding acetate--CoA ligase codes for the protein MRNYLIEDLPQYFEDYKKSIKNPKKFWDKVADQNFVWYQRWSKVVKYDMNEAKIEWFKNAKLNITKNCLDRHLAIRGDKTAIIWEPNDPKEEAQHISYNELYTRVNKTANVLKDMGIEKGDRVCIYLPMIPELAVTMLACAKLGAVHSVIFAGFSASAVSSRVNDCEAKMIITSDGSYRGSKVLDLKSIVDEALEKTPTIEKVLVVKRTHNEIKMKEGRDHWLADLYEKASPDFVTVIMDSEDPLFILYTSGSTGKPKGMLHTCAGYMVYTAYTFKNVFNYKENDIYWCTADIGWITGHSYILYGPLLNGATTVIFEGVPTYPEPDRFWEVIEKHKITQFYTAPTAIRSLAKESTEWVDKHDLSSLKVIGSVGEPINDEAWHWFNDHVGKKKCPIVDTWWQTETGGIMISPLPFVTPTKPTYATLPLPGIQPVLMDDKRNEITGNQVTGNLCIRFPWPGIARTIWGDHQRYKETYFTAFPGKYFTGDGALRDEVGYYRITGRVDDVIIVSGHNLGTAPIEDSINQHPAVAESAIVGYPHDIKGNALYGYVTLKETGEGRDKENLKKEINQLISDQIGPIAKLDKIQFVSGLPKTRSGKIMRRILRKIAEGDFSNFGDISTLLNPEIVDEIKNERI
- a CDS encoding AMP-binding protein translates to MDSDTLFKQSIEDKEKFWKKQAEAIQWFQFPQQILSKDPNDYPQWFADGKLNMCYLCIDKHIEDGFGGQNAIVYDSPVTGQKRIYTFNQAKEEISKLAGGLASLGLKKGDTAVIYMPMIPQTLFAMLACARIGVIHNVVFGGFAPHELVVRIDDCKPKVLITATAGIEIAKRIPYLPLVEKAIELAQDKVDNIIVYDRKLVDNRDEMFDGLIDYEELVQKSAPIDCVSIESTHPLYLLYTSGTTGKPKGIVRDTGGYATALKFSMKYMYGVEPGETYWAASDFGWAVGHSYSVYGPLLNRNTTIIFEGKPIMTPDAGTFWRIISEYKVSVMFTAPTAIRAIKKEDPNGELVKKYDLSHFKKQFLAGERCDVATLDWFGEHIGAPAIDHWWQTESGWPMLGLLTFDDNYNIKRASAGKPIPGYDIKIFDENGLELDPHHEGYLVIKLPLPPGAMLGIWKDYDRFENSYLSQYKGYYFSGDGAIQDEDGYIFITGRVDDVINVAGHRLSTSEMEEIVSSHPDVAECAVVGIDDDLKGQVPFATVVLKNGSSITEEDIEKNIIQMVREKIGAVAFLKNTMVVKRLPKTRSGKILRKLIRTLLDGKDFQIPSTIDDEKIIEEIQEKIREYRG
- a CDS encoding response regulator transcription factor; translated protein: MKKIIIADDEHKILMSLEYSFKKNGYDVYIARDGTEVLEFLKTMVPDVILLDIMMPNLDGYSTLDLIKQDEKMKNTKVIFLSAKNNPRDIEKGLEMGADAYVTKPYSIKKLMQQIEEMF